In the Fusobacterium simiae genome, one interval contains:
- a CDS encoding ACP phosphodiesterase, with amino-acid sequence MNFLGHSLISLEIDEKENRETLFGNFTGDFYKGLVEKIDISENLKEGITLHRTIDRISDRRENLLNELLTEKFGIFKGIVSDMFVDHFLSKNFYDLFNKNINDIEKEILNKLEEKKRIFPKDFENTFNWLNDRKVMTNYKDIDFLERAFQGLARNIRRGEILNSAVNELKNNYSLFEEKSIKEFFYVKDKSIEEFLKK; translated from the coding sequence ATGAATTTTTTAGGACATTCATTAATTTCACTTGAAATTGATGAGAAAGAAAATAGAGAAACATTATTTGGTAATTTTACAGGAGATTTCTACAAAGGATTGGTTGAAAAAATAGATATTTCAGAAAATTTAAAAGAAGGTATTACTCTACATAGAACTATTGATAGAATTTCAGATAGAAGAGAAAATCTTTTAAATGAGCTATTAACAGAAAAATTTGGAATTTTTAAAGGAATAGTATCTGATATGTTTGTTGACCATTTTTTATCTAAAAATTTTTATGACTTATTCAATAAAAATATAAATGATATTGAAAAAGAAATTTTAAATAAATTGGAAGAAAAGAAAAGAATTTTCCCAAAAGATTTTGAAAATACCTTTAATTGGTTAAATGATAGAAAAGTTATGACAAACTATAAGGATATTGATTTTCTAGAAAGAGCTTTTCAAGGACTTGCTAGAAATATAAGAAGAGGAGAAATTTTAAATTCTGCTGTAAATGAATTGAAGAATAATTATAGTTTATTTGAAGAAAAATCTATAAAAGAATTCTTTTATGTAAAGGATAAGAGCATAGAAGAATTTTTGAAAAAATAA
- a CDS encoding WYL domain-containing protein: MKLFCYCEKNKDYRNYRVSEIEEIWFTSEKIEIKDKKYIDEVYKNRVKVKFTEKGLEFYEKVLTNRPRLLEQDNNIYTFECDNKLAMAYFAQFFS; encoded by the coding sequence GTGAAATTGTTCTGTTATTGTGAGAAGAATAAAGATTATAGAAATTATAGAGTATCTGAAATAGAAGAAATATGGTTTACTAGTGAAAAGATTGAAATAAAAGATAAAAAATATATAGATGAAGTATATAAAAACAGGGTAAAAGTAAAATTTACAGAAAAAGGTTTAGAATTTTATGAGAAAGTTTTGACTAATAGACCTAGACTTTTAGAACAAGATAATAATATCTATACCTTTGAATGTGATAATAAATTGGCAATGGCATATTTTGCACAATTTTTTTCTTAA
- a CDS encoding PBECR4 domain-containing protein, with amino-acid sequence MKENIELLMEKLNKAYLIYKNEFLNKDFLVIARKGKNIEIIEINFRKEHFKHLVGIKGIKANEFFEKISQNRLSIKELRKLGKNPYIIEKLNSFSKLKKLLKESPYLYDFHPHSTPKVELDKIIANINREIKKELIGLKFLKSSLGKSYVPVSIERRKALEITTEERKRIVFILYLKKFS; translated from the coding sequence ATGAAAGAGAATATAGAACTTTTAATGGAAAAATTAAATAAAGCTTATTTGATTTATAAAAATGAATTTTTAAATAAAGATTTTTTAGTTATTGCTAGAAAAGGAAAAAATATAGAAATTATAGAAATAAATTTTAGAAAAGAGCATTTTAAACATTTGGTAGGAATTAAAGGAATCAAAGCTAATGAATTTTTTGAAAAAATAAGTCAAAATAGATTATCAATTAAGGAATTAAGGAAGTTAGGAAAGAATCCTTATATCATTGAAAAATTAAATTCTTTTTCAAAATTAAAGAAATTATTAAAGGAAAGTCCGTATCTTTATGATTTTCACCCACATTCAACTCCAAAAGTTGAATTAGATAAGATAATCGCTAATATTAATAGAGAAATAAAAAAAGAATTGATAGGATTAAAATTTTTAAAAAGTTCATTAGGAAAATCATATGTTCCAGTATCTATTGAAAGAAGAAAAGCACTGGAAATAACAACAGAAGAAAGAAAAAGGATTGTATTTATTTTATACTTGAAAAAATTTAGTTGA